Proteins encoded within one genomic window of Natator depressus isolate rNatDep1 chromosome 1, rNatDep2.hap1, whole genome shotgun sequence:
- the CHST7 gene encoding carbohydrate sulfotransferase 7, translating into MKGRRWRGQHRRLALLLVLYTLLLLLLVPYVQDYGARRGRGAGEAPLQPRCPSLQDALGEWGWGEEGEEEQTPPPEGKGATADGGEAGGGKRHIYLHATWRTGSSFLGELFNQHPDVFYLYEPMWHLWQALYPADALSLQGALRDMLRSLFRCDFSVLRLYAAPPAPRDPPALGGGGGRSNLTTAGLFGWRTNKVICSAPLCPDAPRPRHEIGLIDGAACERSCPPRGLRELEAECRKYPVVVIKDVRLLELGALLPLLREPGLNLRVIQLFRDPRAVHNSRLKAKQALLRESIQVLRSRQRAEPRGLPRRQRPPAAALGGGMRAQQHRAEFFLSGALEVICQAWLRDLLSSRRAPAWLRRRYTQLRYEDLVLEPRAQLRRLLRFAGLPVPPAMESFVLNMTRGAAYSSDRPFLISARDAREAIHAWRERLSREQVRQVEAACGEAMSLLSYPPSAEPGGGAREGGSR; encoded by the coding sequence ATGAAGGGGCGGCGGTGGCGCGGGCAACACCGCCGCCTCGCCCTGCTGCTGGTGCTCTacacgctgctgctgctgctcctggtgcCCTACGTGCAGGACTACGGGGCCAGGCGGGGGCGAGGGGCGGGCGAGGCGCcgctgcagccccgctgcccgaGCCTGCAGGACGCGCTGGgcgagtggggctggggggaggagggcgagGAGGAGCAGACGCCGCCGCCGGAGGGCAAGGGGGCGACGGCTGACGGGGGCGAGGCCGGCGGCGGGAAGCGGCACATCTACCTGCACGCCACCTGGCGCACGGGCTCCTCCTTCCTGGGGGAGCTCTTCAACCAGCACCCGGACGTCTTCTACCTGTACGAGCCCATGTGGCACCTGTGGCAGGCCCTGTACCCGGCGGACGCGCTCAGCCTGCAGGGCGCCCTGCGCGACATGCTCCGCTCGCTCTTCCGCTGCGACTTCTCCGTGCTGCGCCTCTACGCCGCCCCGCCCGCGCCCCGGGACCCGCCGGCcctgggcggcggcggcggccgcagCAACCTCACCACGGCCGGGCTCTTCGGCTGGCGGACGAACAAGGTGATCTGCTCGGCCCCGCTCTGCCCGGACGCGCCCCGGCCGCGACACGAGATCGGCCTGATCGACGGCGCCGCCTGCGAGCGGAGCTGCCCGCCGCGCGGGCTGCGGGAGCTGGAGGCCGAGTGCCGCAAGTACCCGGTGGTGGTGATCAAGGACGTgcggctgctggagctgggcgcGCTGCTGCCGCTGCTGCGGGAGCCCGGCCTCAACCTGCGGGTCATCCAGCTCTTCCGCGACCCCCGCGCCGTGCACAACTCCCGCCTCAAGGCCAAGCAGGCGCTGCTGCGGGAGAGCATCCAGGTGCTGCGGAGCCGGCAGCGCGCCGAGCCCCGGGGGCTCCCCCGCCGGCAGCGCCCGCCCGCGGCCGCGCTGGGCGGCGGGATGCGGGCGCAGCAGCACCGGGCCGAGTTCTTCCTGAGCGGCGCGCTGGAGGTGATCTGCCAGGCCTGGCTCCGCGACCTGCTTTCCTCCCGCCGCGCCCCGGCCTGGCTGCGCCGCCGCTACACCCAGCTGCGCTACGAGGACCTGGTGCTGGAGCCCCGCGCCCAGCTGCGCCGCCTGCTGCGCTTCGCCGGCCTGCCCGTGCCGCCCGCCATGGAGAGCTTCGTGCTCAACATGACCCGCGGCGCCGCCTACTCCTCCGACCGGCCCTTCCTCATCTCCGCCCGGGACGCGCGGGAGGCCATCCACGCCTGGCGGGAGCGGCTCAGCCGGGAGCAGGTGCGCCAGGTGGAGGCCGCCTGCGGCGAAGCTATGAGCCTCTTGTCCTACCCACCCAGCGCCGAGCCCGGCGGCGGAGCccgggaggggggcagcaggtaG